One part of the Eptesicus fuscus isolate TK198812 chromosome 20, DD_ASM_mEF_20220401, whole genome shotgun sequence genome encodes these proteins:
- the MED11 gene encoding mediator of RNA polymerase II transcription subunit 11 has translation MATYSLANERLRALEDIEREIGAILQNAGTVILELSKEKTNERLLDRQAAAFTASVQHVEAELSAQIRYLTQVATGQPHEGSSYSSRKDCQMALKRVDYARLKLSDVARTCEQMLEN, from the exons ATGGCTACCTACAGCCTGGCAAACGAGCGACTACGCGCCTTGGAAGACATCGAACGGGAAATCGGCGCCATCCTTCAGAATGCAG GTACCGTAATCCTGGAACTTTCCAAGGAAAAAACCAATGAGCGGCTGCTTGACCGACAAGCGGCGGCTTTCACGGCGTCGGTGCAACACGTAGAAGCGGAGCTGTCGGCTCAGATCCGCTACCTAAcccag GTGGCCACAGGGCAGCCCCATGAGGGCTCCAGCTACTCTTCAAGGAAGGACTGTCAGATGGCACTAAAGCGAGTGGACTATGCTCGCCTCAAGCTCAGTGATGTGGCCCGAACCTGTGAGCAGATGCTGGAAAACTAA
- the CXCL16 gene encoding C-X-C motif chemokine 16 isoform X2: MAVCHGNEGSRAGSCYCDRKFLPDSPPTIKAMERFREHLTDHVPCDGFVRFQITSPLRSWSVCGGSKDPWVTELKNCFDRRECGHAYSGRVVQQEHSPAPSIQIPKSTEGAPAVTDIPAQTYLPLTLRSTQQPTLPVGTLSWDKKHIHAHETTTSAVGHSLETGPEAGANQKQLEKNGGPTAGIRILMPVLVLLVIVFVLTGVLLYLMCKRRSKQSPQYSPDLQLQYIPVAPYSNTWAKNGSL, translated from the exons ATGGCtgtgt GCCACGGCAACGAGGGCAGCAGAGCTGGAAGTTGTTACTGTGATAGAAAATTTCTTCCCGACTCTCCTCCAACGATTAAAGCCATGGAACGTTTCCGAGAACACCTGACGGACCATGTTCCTTGTGATGGCTTTGTCAG GTTCCAAATAACGTCCCCACTGCGTTCCTGGAGTGTATGCGGGGGCAGCAAAGACCCGTGGGTTACTGAATTGAAGAACTGCTTTGATCGGAGAG AATGTGGACATGCTTACTCTGGGAGAGTGGTCCAGCAGGAGCATTCACCTGCCCCCAGCATCCAGATTCCCAAGTCCACTGAAGGGGCACCTGCAGTCACGGACATCCCTGCTCAGACGTACCTGCCACTCACCCTGCGGTCTACCCAGCAGCCTACCCTTCCTGTAGGTACACTGTCCTGGGATAAAAAGCACATCCACGCCCATGAAACCACTACTTCCGCCGTGGGCCACAGTCTAGAGACTGGGCCTGAAGCTGGGGCCAACCAGAAGCAGTTGGAAAAAAATGGGGGTCCTACAGCTGGGATACGTATCCTAATGCCAGTGCTGGTTCTCTTGGTCATCGTCTTCGTCCTCACTGGAGTCCTTCTCTATTTGATGTGTAAGAGGAGAAGTAAGCAGTCACCGCAGTACTCTCCAG ATTTGCAGCTTCAATATATTCCTGTGGCACCATATTCCAACACTTGGGCTAAGAATGGGAGCTTGTGA
- the CXCL16 gene encoding C-X-C motif chemokine 16 isoform X1: protein MRWGWGPRFLALLLLLAQLTEPGHGNEGSRAGSCYCDRKFLPDSPPTIKAMERFREHLTDHVPCDGFVRFQITSPLRSWSVCGGSKDPWVTELKNCFDRRECGHAYSGRVVQQEHSPAPSIQIPKSTEGAPAVTDIPAQTYLPLTLRSTQQPTLPVGTLSWDKKHIHAHETTTSAVGHSLETGPEAGANQKQLEKNGGPTAGIRILMPVLVLLVIVFVLTGVLLYLMCKRRSKQSPQYSPDLQLQYIPVAPYSNTWAKNGSL from the exons atgaggtggggctggggaccCCGGTTCCTCGCGCTCCTCCTCCTGCTAGCGCAGCTGACTGAGCCAG GCCACGGCAACGAGGGCAGCAGAGCTGGAAGTTGTTACTGTGATAGAAAATTTCTTCCCGACTCTCCTCCAACGATTAAAGCCATGGAACGTTTCCGAGAACACCTGACGGACCATGTTCCTTGTGATGGCTTTGTCAG GTTCCAAATAACGTCCCCACTGCGTTCCTGGAGTGTATGCGGGGGCAGCAAAGACCCGTGGGTTACTGAATTGAAGAACTGCTTTGATCGGAGAG AATGTGGACATGCTTACTCTGGGAGAGTGGTCCAGCAGGAGCATTCACCTGCCCCCAGCATCCAGATTCCCAAGTCCACTGAAGGGGCACCTGCAGTCACGGACATCCCTGCTCAGACGTACCTGCCACTCACCCTGCGGTCTACCCAGCAGCCTACCCTTCCTGTAGGTACACTGTCCTGGGATAAAAAGCACATCCACGCCCATGAAACCACTACTTCCGCCGTGGGCCACAGTCTAGAGACTGGGCCTGAAGCTGGGGCCAACCAGAAGCAGTTGGAAAAAAATGGGGGTCCTACAGCTGGGATACGTATCCTAATGCCAGTGCTGGTTCTCTTGGTCATCGTCTTCGTCCTCACTGGAGTCCTTCTCTATTTGATGTGTAAGAGGAGAAGTAAGCAGTCACCGCAGTACTCTCCAG ATTTGCAGCTTCAATATATTCCTGTGGCACCATATTCCAACACTTGGGCTAAGAATGGGAGCTTGTGA